From the genome of Sulfurimonas paralvinellae:
AGCCACAACTGCCAAAGAGCCATCTTTTGCCTGATGAACGAAGTGTGCTTCAAGTGGAAAATTCTTTCCGTCTATCTGATTTTCACTCGGTGTATGAAAGTGAAATTGTTTCAGTTCAAACTCTTTGCCATCTACTTTAATGAAACTGCCGGGTTTAATGTTTACCTGAACACTGTGCCCGTTGTTTATGACTTCTGCAGCACCGCTAGTATAATGAAAATCAATTGGTGCAAGACCTTTTGTCTCAACGATGATATCTTTGTTAATATTAATCGGTGATTGAGAACCGCCAAGTTTACACTCTGCATATTTTGGGTTTAAATCTCCCCAGTGAGTTGGATCTTCATGACCTGTATATCCCCAGTGGGCATGGTGAACACCCGCTAAAAGTGAAGTTGCCAACATTGTAGATGAAATCATAAGAGATGCTAATTTCATTTATTTCCTTTTGTTATATTTAGTTATGAGAAAGATTATACGCTCTTCTTTATTTAAAAAAGTTTAAAAATTATCTTTTCTTAAATCTAACCGCATTGCTTTTCGGATTCTTTATGAGTTTCTTCTGATAATTAATCATCTTGTAAAAAGGGTCTAAAAAGCTTGTCAATGCATCATTTGTTATATCTTCTATCTTATGCATGTTCAATGCTTCAAGAACAACGAGTGTCGATTCTATTGTTGAGAGATACCGTTCATCAGGCTGTTCTTTTATCTCATAAGCCGATGTTTTTGTCGTCGTAAAACTCATATGTCTCAGGTTTTGCAGGTTTTTACTATGGTAAAAAATCGATTTCGTACATGCCCAGGTTGAATCTATCAAAAAGACGGCCAATGGCTTTTCACTGCTTTTTGGATTTGTCTGCGTGAGGTTCAGTGCATTTTGCGACGGAAATAGGATGTAGCTTTCATGCGAAGCAATGATCTCATTAACACGTTTATGATCCGTAAAATCTATACCTACAAAAAGTTCTGAATTTACAAGAGACTGATGCGTAAAATGTCCCGTATTATTCTTGACCTTTTTAAACTCTTTTGGATGCATCAAAATAACGAACTTTGTCTGCGTCTCTATATGTGCAAAATATTCACACATACAGGAGCTTTTTGGTCTATAACACCGGTAACACTTTTCTCTATCACCATATAACGTCATTGTAGAGTTTTACAACCGTTTTGTATAAAAGCGATCAAATCATCTTTTGTCAAAGGTTTAGAAAAATAGTAACCTTGGAAAATCTTACATCCGAAACTTTTAAGTCTCTCTACCTGCATATGATTTTCTGTACCCTCAGCAAGTGTATCCATGGAGAGTTCATTTCCCATGTGGATAATATTTTTAACGAGGACAAGGCTTTCGTTATCATCTAAAATATTATCTACAAAACTTTTATCGATCTTCAATTCATCGATCGGCAGACGCTTGAGTATATTCAAAGAGGAAAAACCGGTTCCGAAATCATCAAGCGAAAGACCAATATTATGACTGCGTATCTCATGTAAAATAGGCAGCACCGAATCCACATCTTCAATGAATGTCGTCTCTGTTATCTCAAGTGTCACTTCATTTTTCTTACATTGTGCACATTCAATAAAATTGATGACTTTTTCTACGAAACCTTCTTCTTTCAACTGTTCAACTGAAATGTTGATAGAGAGATGAAAAGAAGTATCGAGTTTTTCTTTGACACTTCTAATCTCTTCAAGAGATCGTTGAAGCACAAAGTCACCTATCTTATGAATAATCCCTATCTCTTCGGCTATTTTAATAAACAGCTCAGGAGAGACCATGCCAAGTTTCTCATTTTTCCATCGTATCAGAGCTTCCACACCATGCAGTGTTCCATCAGCACTGATCTGCGGCTGATAGAGCATCCAAAATTCGTCTCGCTCGAGAGCATTGCGCAGTTCATTCTCTATGGCTATCTTGTCAAACATTCTCTCACGCAGCTTATTGGAAAAGCTGGTAAAACTGTTTTTATTTTTCTTGGCTTCATACATAGCGATATCTGCAAGTGAAAGCAATTCTTCAATGTTCGTAGAGTCATTTGGATAGTTTGCCGTTCCTCCACTCGCACCAATACTAAACTCAAGACCGTCTACATAAAATGGTAATGAGAGCTGCTCCATCATCTCTGTTATATACTCTCTTCGTTTATCTTCATTTACTAACGGCATAAGAATGATAAACTCATCCCCTCCCTGCCTTACTATCAAATATTCATGACTAAAATATGCAGTAAAACGACCTGCTACCTGTTTAAGAATTTTATCTCCAATATGGTGGCCGAACTTATCATTAATATTTTTAAAATTATCCAGATCAACGAACAAAACAGTAAATTTGCCATCAAAATCCCGAATCAATTGTAAAATGTTTTTTTGCAGATAGACTCTGTTTGGCAGCTGCGTGAGAGCATCATGTGTCGCTTGATAATAGAGTTCTTCTTTCGTTTTCTTCTCTGCTTTTTCTATATATGAAAACAAAAAATACAATAGGTAGCTTAAAAGAAAAAAGATGATGTAATAGACACTTATTGTTCCAATAACAGATTTCTTCCAGTTCATGCTTGGTGATGTTACAGCAATCCAAAGTTTATACTTTCCATTGAAAACCATGCTGACATATACCTGTCTACCGGAAATATCTTTAAAACTATTTTCAATTGTTACTACATGCTGCTGTTTATCAAAATCTTCTAAAGAGAGATGCTTATTTTTTTGCATATCATGTTTAAACATTATTATTGTTGCTTCTGGAATATTACGTAAATATAGTAATTTTTTATCCTTGACATCAGAACCACTATAATAAATCCTGTAGGTTTTCTTATCGAGTATATCTCTTTTGGCAACAATTATTTTAGAATGTTCCTTGAGTTGCAAATTACTAAAAAAACCTTTTGCATTATCCAGATCGATACCCGTTGCCATTACGGCTACTACCTTGCCATTATTATCACGGATCGCTTTTCGTAAAGGGATGACCCATTTTCCTATTCCTTTGGCAAAATAGACTCTTCCTACCGTAAGTTCTTTAGATGAAAGCGCTTCATCAAAAGAACTTCTTGAGACATTGTCTTTTCGAAAATTTGGCATTTTGCTTATATCTACATTTGAAGAAGCGGCTAAAAAATTTCCTGTAGTATCAATAAGTCCAAAACCAAGCAGTGTAGAATTATTTTGTAGAAGTTTATCGAGTAAAATTTCTGTTTTATGAGTATTTTTATAAGTATCGTTTTCTAGAAGTTGTTGACCAAGCAGTTCCAAAGTAATGGAATACTGATTTAAAATACTCTCTATATTATTGTTAACAAGCTGTACGAGATACTCATTTTGTGTGTAGTTATCTTCTTTGATAGAATTATATTGCAGGGTTGACAATACTGTAACTGCCACCAACCCTATGAAGATGACAACATAAAAAATGGACATAATATTTTTTTGCAACTTCATAGCTCTATTTTATCATATTTTGTCATCAGTTAAACTTTTTATTTACAAAGATATCCTATCATATCAATTATGCAAGCAGATAAACAGTATGATCTCATTGTCATAGGAAGCGGAGCGGCAGGTATCATTGCGTCTATTGTCGCCTCACGCAAAGGACAAAAAGTTCTATTGCTTGAAAAGCTATCAAATATTGCTGCCAAACTCAAAGCAACGGGCGGCGGCAGATGCAATTTGACAAATACTCTCTCCAACGAAGATTTTATGGCTCGTTTTGGCAAGAACGGCCGCTTTATGCAAGATGCCCTGCATGAGTTTGACCACAAAAAACTCACTGCTTTTTTTGAAGAGATCGGCATCGAGACACATGCACCTGACGGTTTTCGGATTTTCCCGACATCACACTCATCAGCTACCATCATCGAGGGTTTCAAAGCAGAGATGCT
Proteins encoded in this window:
- a CDS encoding carbonic anhydrase, which codes for MKLASLMISSTMLATSLLAGVHHAHWGYTGHEDPTHWGDLNPKYAECKLGGSQSPININKDIIVETKGLAPIDFHYTSGAAEVINNGHSVQVNIKPGSFIKVDGKEFELKQFHFHTPSENQIDGKNFPLEAHFVHQAKDGSLAVVAVMFENGKENEIINKIWKKMPHEAGKKVACGLSAEMINELLPKEKAYYRFDGSLTTPPCSEGVRWFVLKDYSEVSKDEVNEFLHTLHHPNNRPVQPVNARKVLQ
- a CDS encoding tRNA-uridine aminocarboxypropyltransferase — protein: MTLYGDREKCYRCYRPKSSCMCEYFAHIETQTKFVILMHPKEFKKVKNNTGHFTHQSLVNSELFVGIDFTDHKRVNEIIASHESYILFPSQNALNLTQTNPKSSEKPLAVFLIDSTWACTKSIFYHSKNLQNLRHMSFTTTKTSAYEIKEQPDERYLSTIESTLVVLEALNMHKIEDITNDALTSFLDPFYKMINYQKKLIKNPKSNAVRFKKR
- a CDS encoding bifunctional diguanylate cyclase/phosphodiesterase translates to MKLQKNIMSIFYVVIFIGLVAVTVLSTLQYNSIKEDNYTQNEYLVQLVNNNIESILNQYSITLELLGQQLLENDTYKNTHKTEILLDKLLQNNSTLLGFGLIDTTGNFLAASSNVDISKMPNFRKDNVSRSSFDEALSSKELTVGRVYFAKGIGKWVIPLRKAIRDNNGKVVAVMATGIDLDNAKGFFSNLQLKEHSKIIVAKRDILDKKTYRIYYSGSDVKDKKLLYLRNIPEATIIMFKHDMQKNKHLSLEDFDKQQHVVTIENSFKDISGRQVYVSMVFNGKYKLWIAVTSPSMNWKKSVIGTISVYYIIFFLLSYLLYFLFSYIEKAEKKTKEELYYQATHDALTQLPNRVYLQKNILQLIRDFDGKFTVLFVDLDNFKNINDKFGHHIGDKILKQVAGRFTAYFSHEYLIVRQGGDEFIILMPLVNEDKRREYITEMMEQLSLPFYVDGLEFSIGASGGTANYPNDSTNIEELLSLADIAMYEAKKNKNSFTSFSNKLRERMFDKIAIENELRNALERDEFWMLYQPQISADGTLHGVEALIRWKNEKLGMVSPELFIKIAEEIGIIHKIGDFVLQRSLEEIRSVKEKLDTSFHLSINISVEQLKEEGFVEKVINFIECAQCKKNEVTLEITETTFIEDVDSVLPILHEIRSHNIGLSLDDFGTGFSSLNILKRLPIDELKIDKSFVDNILDDNESLVLVKNIIHMGNELSMDTLAEGTENHMQVERLKSFGCKIFQGYYFSKPLTKDDLIAFIQNGCKTLQ